The Iamia sp. SCSIO 61187 genomic sequence GAGCTGCCGCCGCCACCGTCGCGGTCACCAGGACCTCACCGCTCCGAGCCTCGGCTGCGACGCGCGCCGCGAGGTTGACAGCGGCCCCGAACCAGTCGCCGTCCCGTTCAATCGCGGGACCGTGATGCAGGCCGACCCGCACAGCCGGAAACCCCGGCTCCTCATCGATGGCGGAGCAAAGCCGACCCACAAGCTCCAGACCCGCTGAAGGTGTGGGAGCCGTCAGCATCACCGCATCTCCGATGCACTTCACCAGGCGGTCCTCGGGGCCGAGAGCAGCCCGGCTAAGCGCGGTGAACCGTGCGACCAGGTCGGCAGCCTGCTCGTCACCGTGAGCCTCGGTGAGAGCCGTGTAGCCGGCAAGATCGACGAACACGAAGGTTCGAGGGGTGCTCATCGGCATCGATGCCCGCACGCGAGAATGGACACGATCAGGCCCGGACGCCTCGAGCGTGATCGCAGAACCGCCTTGACGGACTCGACGAGGTGGGGCCTGTACTCCATGACCCACGGATGGCGGGTGTACCGGCCGCCAACAGCGTCTTGCAGACCGTCCATCTCGAGCTGGCCATGAGCGCGCCGTCGCGCGACGAGGTCTCAGTGGTCAT encodes the following:
- a CDS encoding adenylate/guanylate cyclase domain-containing protein — encoded protein: MPMSTPRTFVFVDLAGYTALTEAHGDEQAADLVARFTALSRAALGPEDRLVKCIGDAVMLTAPTPSAGLELVGRLCSAIDEEPGFPAVRVGLHHGPAIERDGDWFGAAVNLAARVAAEARSGEVLVTATVAAAARGLGVSVEPLGKVRLRHVSEPVDLYYVEPCPRANERVVDPVCRMAITRAGAAGRLKHGDHDHWFCSLECAGAFSADPDRWVDADVD